The following coding sequences are from one Rutidosis leptorrhynchoides isolate AG116_Rl617_1_P2 chromosome 11, CSIRO_AGI_Rlap_v1, whole genome shotgun sequence window:
- the LOC139875707 gene encoding putative disease resistance RPP13-like protein 1 → MAEIVITAAVTVLIEKLLSVDLKKLTRSEKIESQLQNLKTNWELIEAVLADANEKHITEEAVKKWLQELRHLAYDIEDVLDEMATETIRRKLKDESRGSTSTSKVLKKIKNFTPRNLMYGRKIRPMLDVITVKLNDLVNKKNLLGLDVNVKVDTRSSYTTTSLVNVSKVLGREKDKKALLEMLLGDESRNHDLSVVSIVGMGGMGKTTLAQVLYNNETVKDHFESRAWVCVSDDFDVLAISKEIYHSVTGENKTYGNLNLLHEALKEKLSNKRFLIVLDDVWSEDPKLWETLEQPLVGAPGSKIIVTTRSANVARAMKCTNYHELKDLSDEYALSLLANSALDEPNFDKHQSLASVARLLIKRCKGLPLALIAIGRVLKTKGNDEDEWEKVLDNKIWSSDDKSGILPALKLSYYDLPSLLKQLFAYCCLFPKDYEFNKKELVLLWIAEGFLNHHKGNMSMESVGFEYFEELQARSFFQLSMGFEFFVSEKEFRYTMHDLMNDLAISVAGDFFYFLDAKMDVNARNKAFEKFRHFSYFGQRGAVNEKLKELHRSERLRTFLVSVHSSDFLLDNVLVDLLPKLQFMRVLSLTRYSITYVPPSVGVLRHLRYLNFSGTEIKQVPEEVSELYNLQSLLVSYCYELISLPVSFHKLINLRHLDMSDTPLLEKTPLGMGGLTSLQTLSKVFIERVDGFKVSDLKDMLNLQGNLTIEGLEKVTHPQQAMDANLEGKKCLVSLKMYWSDVFDDSRNSEIEYEVFQMLRPPTKLNGLEIYYYGGMKFPSWFVGPSFDKLTKLSIGNCRKLVELSIGLISTLEYLYIFDCKKLVSMGENEVIVGSSDMKSVLKGVHLSDCDSLESYNCANTVEELRMFDCDSITSVTMSTTTLQELPSCLRSLGVADCKNLKSLFHEQLQSLTSLEEMTITRCGNMDDTFPCGLWPPNLRRLTIGELKKPMSEWGLQNYPTSLVALTLYGFDSGVTSFAMEGDEMNSASTSFLLPPSLTYLKISDFKDVKSISDVVQHLPHLQRLLIRQCPNIKDVPRSTSSLKVDQVNE, encoded by the coding sequence ATGGCTGAAATCGTTATAACTGCTGCTGTCACTGTGCTGATTGAAAAGCTCCTCTCCGTTGACTTGAAGAAGTTGACTCGATCTGAAAAAATCGAATCTCAACTGCAAAATCTGAAGACAAACTGGGAACTTATCGAAGCTGTGCTAGCTGATGCAAATGAGAAGCATATAACAGAGGAAGCTGTTAAGAAGTGGCTGCAAGAACTTCGTCATCTGGCTTATGACATAGAAGATGTACTCGATGAAATGGCAACCGAAACTATTCGAAGAAAGTTGAAAGATGAATCACGTGGCAGCACAAGTACCAGTAAGGTATTGAAAAAGATCAAAAATTTCACTCCTCGTAACTTAATGTATGGTCGTAAGATTCGTCCTATGCTAGATGTGATTACTGTCAAATTGAATGATCTTGTCAATAAGAAAAACCTTTTAGGTCTGGATGTGAATGTGAAAGTTGATACTAGATCATCATACACAACCACTTCACTAGTAAACGTCTCCAAAGTTTTAGGTAGGGAAAAGGATAAAAAAGCATTGCTAGAGATGTTGTTGGGGGATGAGTCACGTAATCATGATTTGAGCGTCGTGTCCATAGTTGGGATGGGTGGAATGGGCAAAACAACTCTTGCGCAAGTTTTGTACAACAACGAAACCGTTAAGGATCACTTTGAAAGCAGGGCATGGGTATGTGTTTCAGATGACTTTGATGTACTTGCTATCAGCAAGGAGATCTATCATTCTGTCACCGGAGAGAACAAAACATATGGTAATCTAAATCTGCTTCATGAAGCCCTTAAAGAGAAATTGTCAAATAAAAGGTTCCTCATTGTTCTAGACGACGTTTGGAGCGAAGATCCCAAGTTGTGGGAAACTCTTGAACAACCACTTGTAGGGGCACCTGGAAGTAAAATTATCGTGACAACCCGGAGTGCCAATGTGGCAAGGGCAATGAAGTGCACTAACTATCACGAGCTGAAGGATTTGTCCGATGAATACGCTCTGTCCTTGTTGGCTAATTCTGCACTAGATGAGCCTAATTTTGACAAGCATCAATCACTAGCATCAGTTGCTCGATTACTCATTAAGAGATGTAAAGGATTACCTTTGGCATTGATAGCAATTGGGAGGGTCTTGAAGACTAAGGGAAATGATGAAGATGAATGGGAAAAGGTGTTGGATAATAAGATATGGAGTTCAGATGATAAAAGCGGTATTCTTCCGGCACTCAAGCTAAGCTATTATGATCTCCCTTCTCTACTAAAGCAACTTTTTGCCTATTGTTGTTTATTCCCAAAGGACTACGAATTCAACAAGAAAGAGCTAGTGTTGTTGTGGATAGCAGAGGGGTTTCTAAACCACCATAAAGGCAACATGTCAATGGAGAGTGTGGGTTTCGAGTACTTTGAAGAGCTCCAAGCAAGGTCATTTTTTCAGCTTTCAATGGGTTTCGAGTTCTTTGTCTCGGAAAAAGAATTCAGATACACCATGCACGACTTGATGAATGACTTGGCAATAAGTGTTGCGGGAGACTTCTTCTATTTTTTGGATGCTAAGATGGATGTAAATGCTAGGAACAAAGCTTTTGAGAAGTTTCGTCACTTTTCATACTTTGGTCAACGAGGTGCAGTAAATGAAAAGCTCAAGGAGCTACACAGATCTGAACGCCTGAGAACATTCTTAGTGTCAGTTCATTCATCTGACTTCTTGTTGGACAATGTTCTTGTGGACTTACTTCCCAAATTACAGTTCATGAGGGTGCTAAGCTTAACTCGATATTCAATCACATATGTACCACCATCTGTTGGTGTTCTGAGACATTTACGGTACCTCAATTTTTCAGGGACGGAAATCAAACAAGTACCGGAAGAGGTTAGTGAGCTTTATAATCTACAAAGCTTGTTGGTCAGTTACTGTTACGAGTTAATTAGTTTGCCGGTCAGTTTTCATAAGTTAATAAACCTCAGGCATCTTGACATGAGTGATACTCCATTGTTAGAAAAAACACCCTTAGGGATGGGTGGGTTAACGAGTCTACAAACTTTGTCCAAGGTTTTTATCGAAAGAGTTGATGGTTTCAAGGTATCTGACCTTAAAGACATGTTGAATCTTCAAGGTAACCTTACcattgaaggattggaaaaagtaACACATCCACAACAAGCTATGGATGCCAACTTAGAGGGAAAGAAGTGTCTTGTGAGTTTGAAAATGTATTGGAGTGATGTATTTGATGATTCTCGGAATTCGGAGATAGAATATGAAGTATTTCAAATGCTAAGGCCTCCCACTAAGTTGAACGGACTAGAAATTTATTACTATGGGGGAATGAAATTTCCTAGTTGGTTTGTAGGTCCCTCATTTGATAAGTTAACAAAGCTTAGTATAGGAAATTGTCGAAAATTGGTTGAGTTGTCAATTGGACTGATATCAACACTTGAGTATTTGTATATATTTGATTGTAAAAAGTTGGTCTCAATGGGAGAAAATGAGGTTATTGTTGGAAGTAGCGACATGAAATCCGTCCTTAAAGGAGTTCATCTTTCTGATTGTGATTCTTTGGAGAGTTACAATTGTGCTAATACCGTTGAGGAATTGAGGATGTTCGATTGTGATTCAATAACATCAGTGACTATGTCAACAACAACATTGCAGGAGCTGCCATCGTGTCTCAGATCTCTGGGAGTCGCTGATTGTAAGAATCTAAAGTCATTATTTCATGAGCAATTGCAAAGTCTCACATCTTTGGAAGAGATGACGATAACTAGGTGTGGAAACATGGATGATACATTTCCATGTGGTTTGTGGCCTCCTAATTTAAGGAGACTAACAATAGGAGAGTTAAAGAAGCCAATGTCTGAGTGGGGCTTGCAGAATTACCCGACTTCACTTGTTGCTCTAACCTTATATGGTTTCGATTCAGGAGTAACTTCATTTGCAATGGAAGGAGATGAGATGAATTCTGCATCAACATCTTTTCTTCTTCCACCTTCTCTAACTTATCTAAAAATCAGTGATTTTAAAGATGTGAAATCAATTTCAGACGTGGTCCAACACCTCCCTCACCTTCAACGACTTTTAATTAGACAATGCCCAAATATTAAGGATGTGCCACGATCAACTTCATCTTTGAAAGTAGATCAGGTCAATGAGTAG